In the Corythoichthys intestinalis isolate RoL2023-P3 chromosome 12, ASM3026506v1, whole genome shotgun sequence genome, one interval contains:
- the hibch gene encoding 3-hydroxyisobutyryl-CoA hydrolase, mitochondrial has product MSLTTVTSKHRVRAICRLHRIQGHMMSSSVEPEVLLEKVGRTGVITLNRPKVLNALNLTMIRAIYPQLKQWESGDDTDLVIIKGAGGKAFCAGGDIRAITEAGKVGDPLAKVFFREEYILNNAIGTCKKPFIAFIDGITMGGGVGLSVHGRFRVATEKTMFAMPETAIGLFPDVGGGYFLPRLQGKLGLFLALTGFRLKGRDVHRAGIATHFVESKKMLDLEKELIDLRSPSADNISRVLNSFQNESSLDLEKPFILEEHISDIERLFSSSSMEGIMQNLKADGSDFAKRQVETLSKMSPTSLKMTFKQLQLGATLSLRDVLVMEYRLSQACMRGCDFYEGVRAVLVDKDQSPKWKPCTLEEVTDQSVEECFSSLGEMDLSL; this is encoded by the exons ATGTCATTAACAACAGTGACGTCCAAACACAG AGTCAGAGCCATCTGCAGACTGCATAGAATACAAGGACACATG ATGTCCAGTAGCGTGGAGCCTGAGGTCCTCCTGGAGAAAGTGGGCCGGACTGGTGTGATCACCTTGAACAGACCAAAAGTGCTGAATGCCCTCAATTTGACGATGATACGAGCCATCTACCCTCAGCTCAAG CAATGGGAGAGTGGTGACGACACAGACCTTGTGATCATCAAAGGGGCAGGCGGGAAAGCCTTTTGCGCCGGTGGGGACATCAGAG CTATTACTGAAGCGGGGAAAGTTGGCGATCCCCTTGCGAAAGTGTTTTTTCGTGAAGAATACATCCTGAACAATGCTATAG GGACAtgcaaaaagccatttattGCCTTTATTGATGGAATAACAATGGGAGGG GGAGTCGGTCTCTCAGTTCACGGACGTTTTCGAGTGGCCACAGAGAAAACCATGTTCGCCATGCCGGAGACCGCCATCG GTCTGTTCCCCGATGTTGGCGGGGGTTACTTTCTCCCGAGGCTTCAGGGAAAGTTGGGCCTGTTTCTGGCTCTGACTGGCTTCCGCCTCAAAGGCCGTGACGTGCACAGAGCTGGAATTGCTACTCACTTTGTTGAGTCCAAAAAG ATGTTAGACCTGGAAAAAGAATTGATAGACTTGAGGTCACCCTCTGCTGACAATATCTCCAGAGTGTTAAACTCGTTCCAGAACGAG AGCAGCCTTGATCTTGAGAAGCCTTTTATCCTGGAGGAACACATATCTGACATTGAAAG GCTATTCAGCTCAAGCAGTATGGAAGGCATTATGCAGAATCTGAAGGCAGACGGCTCTGACTTTGCAAAGAGGCAAGTGGAG acattgtccaagatgTCGCCCACGTCGCTGAAAATGACCTTTAAGCAGCTCCAACTGGGCGCCACTCTCAGCCTGCGGGACGTGTTGGTGATGGAGTATCGCTTGAGTCAGGCGTGTATG CGGGGCTGTGACTTCTACGAGGGTGTCCGGGCAG TTCTGGTCGACAAGGACCAGAGTCCTAAATGGAAACCGTGCACCCTGGAGGAGGTAACTGATCAAAGTGTCGAAGAATGCTTCTCATCACTCGGAGAAATGGATCTCTCTTTGTAA
- the LOC130926600 gene encoding kininogen-1-like, producing MYGNNQGNQYPQGYPNQPGGYPQYPSGGAYPQYPPGGCPPQPCCPPGSGQGHGHGHDHGHGHGHGHDHGHGHGHGHDHGHGHGHGHGHGHGHGHGHDHGHGHCHGKDKDKHKHKHKHGHKHGKCHKKEKDCHGSSSSSCSSDSD from the exons GGAACCAGTACCCCCAGGGGTACCCCAATCAGCCTGGGGGATACCCGCAATATCCTTCTGGTGGGGCTTACCCTCAATATCCGCCAGGCGGCTGCCCTCCTCAGCCCTGCTGCCCACCTGGCAGTGGACAGGGTCACGGTCATGGGCATGATCATGGGCACGGGCATGGACACGGACATGATCATGGACATGGGCATGGCCATGGACATGATCATGGACATGGACATGGACATGGGCATGGACATGGCCATGGGCATGGACACGGGCATGATCATGGACATGGACATTGCCATGGAAAGGACAAGGACAAGCACAAGCACAAACACAAGCACGGGCACAAGCATGGCAAGTGCCACAAGAAAGAAAAAGACTGTCACGGG TCATCCAGCAGTTCTTGTAGCAGTGACTCCGACTAG